In the Brienomyrus brachyistius isolate T26 chromosome 20, BBRACH_0.4, whole genome shotgun sequence genome, one interval contains:
- the c20h10orf90 gene encoding (E2-independent) E3 ubiquitin-conjugating enzyme FATS isoform X1 yields MAALDWESWWKSPNLWAWAGHHRGEAQGRRRSGDEGYREYPKNQAEARVRGSRPRSCIEGAVGELEGWLQPPGRRNSTSPQSAGQFLSEKTVSVLDLAPNSAGAWRGTSRRPPSPCDTPQGDTEFLSARWQRRNTEPLGCWETARVKDLPSRQTARSCSMTPIKSDWLPSQKRAAVCSIPGRPTPTEEPRCWAALNPNTSSGFPQALPRKHGFRHTGEEMVGSHPRWRGPATAPGLAAVRTDQVWEGSPASAGSHFQLGLEGQLKERQGIWQGAPLRAGEAVLSDGYSLRGMASAPGHSAVVVPPAVGAANRPKSRSGFSSITIASRKVPLSTGTPGTSQPIMSGRSTPTGPPSDTPVDPSRPPVTRQRKATIIKVTGRRQSLPAGQPLAAMRPPAFRHSHAGWGDEQNDSSPWHGVWAGAPPEALVPPAHPTLFLSNPDVSQEGKPTVHRSTLSLYLKSPIGRGSALEGKEMEASVRPRRPLSFAGGLGLSGSDPYEAEMLHPRRGSLQLPAHGGTGRSLNTLASAAGLSCSAAACTSMQPHSSAEKALADARDRGAYQSPDVALSAAMVIANIKRQSRLRKMVAGAQAEGSEATPRTTCTLGLGFPGADHSGSRPEVEDAGSDRTTGEVLVPPHPELRDSRQKDLTLQEALQRFRPDFIRRSRIRQKELEQRVMERRAQRSPDPASTLGRGDARPSALRGNPRKPQQGAIGGEKVLHSCRRRPSETKKKGEEAEKKRVMTQTNRMRAEIFKKKLLDQILRRKSD; encoded by the exons ATGGCGGCGCTGGATTGGGAGAGCTGGTGGAAGTCGCCCAATCTTTGGGCCTGGGCGGGGCATCACCGTGGAGAAGCACAGGGTCGGAGAAGATCTGGAgatgagggatacagggagTACCCGAAGAACCAGGCCGAGGCCCGGGTCCGGGGTTCGAGGCCGCGAAGCTGCATAGAGGGGGCTGTAGGGGAGCTGGAAGGGTGGCTACAGCCCCCGGGGAGGAGGAACAGCACCTCTCCTCAAAGTGCCGGGCAGTTCCTCTCTGAAAAAACCGTGTCTGTCCTGGATTTGGCACCCAACTCGGCAGGTGCCTGGAGAGGCACGAGCCGCCGGCCACCCAGCCCATGTGACACCCCCCAAGGTGACACAGAGTTCCTATCGGCTAGGTGGCAGCGCCGAAATACGGAGCCCTTAGGGTGCTGGGAGACCGCCCGCGTAAAGGATCTCCCCAGCCGCCAGACGGCCAGGTCCTGCTCTATGACCCCCATTAAAAGCGACTGGCTACCCAGCCAGAAGAGGGCGGCAGTGTGCAGTATCCCCGGCCGCCCCACCCCTACCGAGGAGCCGCGCTGCTGG GCCGCATTGAATCCTAACACTTCCTCTGGATTCCCTCAAGCTCTCCCAAGAAAGCATGGTTTCCGACATACAG GTGAAGAGATGGTGGGATCGCATCCCCGGTGGCGCGGGCCGGCCACTGCGCCGGGTCTGGCTGCAGTCCGAACCGACCAG GTATGGGAGGGGAGCCCCGCTTCAGCGGGGAGTCATTTTCAACTAGGCCTGGAGGGTCAGCTGAAGGAGCGGCAGGGAATTTGGCAGGGCGCCCCCCTGAGGGCGGGTGAGGCAGTGCTCTCAGATGGCTACTCTCTCCGTGGAATGGCTAGCGCACCTGGGCACTCAGCCGTTGTAGTGCCACCTGCTGTCGGCGCTGCGAATCGCCCCAAGTCAAGGTCAGGTTTCTCCTCAATCACGATCGCCTCTCGGAAGGTGCCCCTTTCAACTGGCACCCCGGGCACAAGCCAGCCCATCATGTCTGGAAGGTCCACCCCCACCGGACCGCCATCCGACACCCCCGTGGACCCCTCCAGGCCACCGGTCACCCGTCAGAGAAAGGCGACTATCATCAAGGTGACAGGTCGCAGGCAAAGCCTCCCTGCGGGGCAGCCGCTCGCTGCCATGCGTCCGCCCGCATTCCGGCACAGCCACGCCGGGTGGGGAGATGAACAAAACGACTCGTCACCCTGGCATGGTGTTTGGGCCGGTGCCCCCCCAGAGGCGTTGGTACCCCCTGCCCACCCCACCCTGTTCCTGAGTAACCCAGACGTCTCACAGGAGGGCAAACCGACGGTACACAGGTCTACCTTATCCCTTTACCTAAAGAGCCCTATTGGTAGAGGGTCAGCCCTGGAAGGGAAGGAGATGGAGGCCTCAGTCCGGCCCAGGAGACCCCTGAGCTTTGCCGGGGGGCTCGGACTCAGCGGCAGTGACCCGTATGAGGCAGAAATGCTGCATCCGAGGCGAGGCAGCCTTCAGCTTCCTGCGCATGGCGGGACAGGCCGCAGCTTGAACACACTCGCTTCTGCGGCGGGACTGTCATGCAGCGCGGCGGCCTGCACTTCCATGCAACCCCACAGCTCTGCTGAAAAGGCTCTCGCTGATGCCCGAG atcgTGGCGCATACCAGAGTCCAGATGTCGCCTTGAGTGCCGCCATGGTTATAGCTAACATAAAACGGCAGAGTCGGCTGAGGAAGATGGTAGCTGGTGCCCAGGCCGAGGGCTCGGAGGCGACCCCCCGCACCACCTGCACTCTGG GTCTGGGGTTCCCTGGCGCAGACCACTCTGGATCCCGCCCAGAAGTGGAAGATGCTGGGAGTGACCGGACGACCGGGGAGGTGCTTGTTCCACCCCACCCTGAGCTGCGGGACAGCCGTCAGAAAGACCTCACCCTGCAA GAGGCCCTGCAGCGCTTCCGGCCCGATTTCATTCGTCGCTCCCGTATCCGGCAGAAGGAGCTGGAGCAGCGTGTCATGGAGAGACGGGCTCAGCGAAGTCCAGATCCCGCTTCGACCTTGGGCCGCGGTGACGCCAGACCCAGTGCGCTCCGCG GCAACCCTCGGAAGCCCCAGCAAGGAGCCATCGGGGGCGAGAAGGTGCTTCATTCGTGCAGAAG ACGCCCGTCTGAAACGAAGAAGAAGGGAGAGGAAGCGGAAAAAAAGAGAGTGATGACGCAGACCAACAGGATGAGGGCAGAGATTTTTAAAAAG aagttACTGGATCAGATTCTTCGGAGGAAGAGTGACTGA
- the c20h10orf90 gene encoding (E2-independent) E3 ubiquitin-conjugating enzyme FATS isoform X2: MAALDWESWWKSPNLWAWAGHHRGEAQGRRRSGDEGYREYPKNQAEARVRGSRPRSCIEGAVGELEGWLQPPGRRNSTSPQSAGQFLSEKTVSVLDLAPNSAGAWRGTSRRPPSPCDTPQGDTEFLSARWQRRNTEPLGCWETARVKDLPSRQTARSCSMTPIKSDWLPSQKRAAVCSIPGRPTPTEEPRCWAALNPNTSSGFPQALPRKHGFRHTGEEMVGSHPRWRGPATAPGLAAVRTDQVWEGSPASAGSHFQLGLEGQLKERQGIWQGAPLRAGEAVLSDGYSLRGMASAPGHSAVVVPPAVGAANRPKSRSGFSSITIASRKVPLSTGTPGTSQPIMSGRSTPTGPPSDTPVDPSRPPVTRQRKATIIKVTGRRQSLPAGQPLAAMRPPAFRHSHAGWGDEQNDSSPWHGVWAGAPPEALVPPAHPTLFLSNPDVSQEGKPTVHRSTLSLYLKSPIGRGSALEGKEMEASVRPRRPLSFAGGLGLSGSDPYEAEMLHPRRGSLQLPAHGGTGRSLNTLASAAGLSCSAAACTSMQPHSSAEKALADARGLGFPGADHSGSRPEVEDAGSDRTTGEVLVPPHPELRDSRQKDLTLQEALQRFRPDFIRRSRIRQKELEQRVMERRAQRSPDPASTLGRGDARPSALRGNPRKPQQGAIGGEKVLHSCRRRPSETKKKGEEAEKKRVMTQTNRMRAEIFKKKLLDQILRRKSD, translated from the exons ATGGCGGCGCTGGATTGGGAGAGCTGGTGGAAGTCGCCCAATCTTTGGGCCTGGGCGGGGCATCACCGTGGAGAAGCACAGGGTCGGAGAAGATCTGGAgatgagggatacagggagTACCCGAAGAACCAGGCCGAGGCCCGGGTCCGGGGTTCGAGGCCGCGAAGCTGCATAGAGGGGGCTGTAGGGGAGCTGGAAGGGTGGCTACAGCCCCCGGGGAGGAGGAACAGCACCTCTCCTCAAAGTGCCGGGCAGTTCCTCTCTGAAAAAACCGTGTCTGTCCTGGATTTGGCACCCAACTCGGCAGGTGCCTGGAGAGGCACGAGCCGCCGGCCACCCAGCCCATGTGACACCCCCCAAGGTGACACAGAGTTCCTATCGGCTAGGTGGCAGCGCCGAAATACGGAGCCCTTAGGGTGCTGGGAGACCGCCCGCGTAAAGGATCTCCCCAGCCGCCAGACGGCCAGGTCCTGCTCTATGACCCCCATTAAAAGCGACTGGCTACCCAGCCAGAAGAGGGCGGCAGTGTGCAGTATCCCCGGCCGCCCCACCCCTACCGAGGAGCCGCGCTGCTGG GCCGCATTGAATCCTAACACTTCCTCTGGATTCCCTCAAGCTCTCCCAAGAAAGCATGGTTTCCGACATACAG GTGAAGAGATGGTGGGATCGCATCCCCGGTGGCGCGGGCCGGCCACTGCGCCGGGTCTGGCTGCAGTCCGAACCGACCAG GTATGGGAGGGGAGCCCCGCTTCAGCGGGGAGTCATTTTCAACTAGGCCTGGAGGGTCAGCTGAAGGAGCGGCAGGGAATTTGGCAGGGCGCCCCCCTGAGGGCGGGTGAGGCAGTGCTCTCAGATGGCTACTCTCTCCGTGGAATGGCTAGCGCACCTGGGCACTCAGCCGTTGTAGTGCCACCTGCTGTCGGCGCTGCGAATCGCCCCAAGTCAAGGTCAGGTTTCTCCTCAATCACGATCGCCTCTCGGAAGGTGCCCCTTTCAACTGGCACCCCGGGCACAAGCCAGCCCATCATGTCTGGAAGGTCCACCCCCACCGGACCGCCATCCGACACCCCCGTGGACCCCTCCAGGCCACCGGTCACCCGTCAGAGAAAGGCGACTATCATCAAGGTGACAGGTCGCAGGCAAAGCCTCCCTGCGGGGCAGCCGCTCGCTGCCATGCGTCCGCCCGCATTCCGGCACAGCCACGCCGGGTGGGGAGATGAACAAAACGACTCGTCACCCTGGCATGGTGTTTGGGCCGGTGCCCCCCCAGAGGCGTTGGTACCCCCTGCCCACCCCACCCTGTTCCTGAGTAACCCAGACGTCTCACAGGAGGGCAAACCGACGGTACACAGGTCTACCTTATCCCTTTACCTAAAGAGCCCTATTGGTAGAGGGTCAGCCCTGGAAGGGAAGGAGATGGAGGCCTCAGTCCGGCCCAGGAGACCCCTGAGCTTTGCCGGGGGGCTCGGACTCAGCGGCAGTGACCCGTATGAGGCAGAAATGCTGCATCCGAGGCGAGGCAGCCTTCAGCTTCCTGCGCATGGCGGGACAGGCCGCAGCTTGAACACACTCGCTTCTGCGGCGGGACTGTCATGCAGCGCGGCGGCCTGCACTTCCATGCAACCCCACAGCTCTGCTGAAAAGGCTCTCGCTGATGCCCGAG GTCTGGGGTTCCCTGGCGCAGACCACTCTGGATCCCGCCCAGAAGTGGAAGATGCTGGGAGTGACCGGACGACCGGGGAGGTGCTTGTTCCACCCCACCCTGAGCTGCGGGACAGCCGTCAGAAAGACCTCACCCTGCAA GAGGCCCTGCAGCGCTTCCGGCCCGATTTCATTCGTCGCTCCCGTATCCGGCAGAAGGAGCTGGAGCAGCGTGTCATGGAGAGACGGGCTCAGCGAAGTCCAGATCCCGCTTCGACCTTGGGCCGCGGTGACGCCAGACCCAGTGCGCTCCGCG GCAACCCTCGGAAGCCCCAGCAAGGAGCCATCGGGGGCGAGAAGGTGCTTCATTCGTGCAGAAG ACGCCCGTCTGAAACGAAGAAGAAGGGAGAGGAAGCGGAAAAAAAGAGAGTGATGACGCAGACCAACAGGATGAGGGCAGAGATTTTTAAAAAG aagttACTGGATCAGATTCTTCGGAGGAAGAGTGACTGA